Genomic segment of Mycteria americana isolate JAX WOST 10 ecotype Jacksonville Zoo and Gardens chromosome 9, USCA_MyAme_1.0, whole genome shotgun sequence:
CCCGCGGCAGATGCCATGGAGGATGACGAGGATCCGCTGCTCCGGCATGAAGGTCCCTTTCCCTCGCAGTGCTTCCACCTCGCTCCAGAGGGTCCCTCCCTAGCAAACGCAAGCAGCCGGTCACCACTGCCGCTTCTGGCAgcaagggggtgggggtggccaGGGGAGCCCCCCTCACCTTCACGTAGGGCAGGAGGAGCCAGGCTTCGTGCTTGGCACCCTTCTCCACCATGCAGTGGGCCTCCAGACGCAGGATGTTGGGGTGGTCGAAGAGGCCGTGCATCTCCACCTCGTGCAGGGCGGCCTGACGGTCCTCCTTGTCGTGGCACAGGATGCGCTTCAGGGCATAGAAGCGCCCGTCCCGCAGCCCTTCCACCAGGTCCACATAGCTGAAGCCCCTGCGAGGAGCCGAGCATGGCGTGGGCTGGGTGTCCCACCCTCAACTGTGAGCACCCAGGAGCAGGGGGCAGAGGGCAGCGGGTGCCTGCACCCCTCTCCATGGGAACCCCTGAGGCATGCACGTTCCCCCCACCTTGGGGGCACCTGCCAGGCAGCCAAAGCATCCCCCCTCTGCATGAATAACCCCACTGGCCCAATCACGCCCACTCCCATGGGTCCACTCCTGGGCATGACAAACCCCAGCATGAGAATCCTCCTCCATGCACAAGCACCCCCTATGCTCAAGCATCTCCCCCCACCATGCCCAAGTACCTCCCCCATGCCCAAACACCCCTTGTGCTCAAGCACCTGCCCACCATGCCTGAGCATCCCCCACACACCCAAGCATACCCCACCATGCCTGAGCATCCCCCCGTGCCTGAGCATCCCCCCCATGCCTGAGCATCCCCCCCAtgcccgagcatcccccccatGCCCGAGCATCCCCTATGCCTGAGCATCCCTCCATGCCTGAGCATCCCCCCCACGCCCGAGTATGCCCCCATGCACAAGCACCCACTATGGCCGAGCATCCCCCCCAcgcccgagcatcccccccacGCACAAGCACTCCCCATGCCCGAGCATCCCCCCACGCACAAGCACCCCCGTGCCCGAGCATCACCTCCATGTCTGAGCAGTCCCCCCACGCCCGAGCACCCCCCACGCACAAGCACCCCCCAcgcccgagcatcccccccaaGCCCAGCAGCCCCCTGGCCGAGCGTCCCCCCGTGCCCGTGGACCCCCCCGCGCCCCAGACCCCTGCGGACCCCTCTGCCAGGCGGTGGAGCAGGAGGTACCGCACTCCCCCCAGGCTGACGGTGCCGCGGGAGCAGACGCACAGCGCCTGCCCCATCGCCCGCCCGCGTCATCGCCCGCCGCCGCGCGTCACCCATTGCGTCACCCGCCGCGTCACCCACAGGGCGGGGCGCTGCAGCCTTCCCCGttcccgctgccgccgcggcggggatCTCACGCTCCCTCCTTCGGAGCGGGCGGGCTGCGGGtggagcggagcgcggcggggcggggcgcagcGCCGAGCCCCGGGCTCGCCCCGCATTGTGACCGGGCTGGAACGCGGTGTCCCAGCGCGGTGGCATCCCCCGGTGCGAGCGTGGCGTTGGTAGCggcagcccgcagccccgccgctccccggagCTGGCCCCGGTGAGCCACGACCCTCGCCCGGGCGGGCAGGTGGGCGGTGCAGGGGACAGAGATGGCGAGGCCACCCCAGCAGGGCTCGTCCCCGAGGGCATcgccccctcgccctgccctgcgGCACCTCCCCGACACCCCTGTCACCAGCTCTGTCACCAGCTCTGTCACCAGCTCTGTCACCAGGCTCCGGCCCTCGGTCCAGGGACGTTTTCCTTTCCCGCAGACAGCAGCAGCGTCCCCCCTGCCGGAGCTATAACCGAGGTTTCCATCGCCACCTCTCTGATGAAAACAGTGGGCTGAGCTCCCTCGAAGGCGTTTTGTCTGGTGGTGACACTTTTATGAGGCTCCTTGTCCCTCAACGTGTGTCACCCACCAccccggggggcaccggggatgTGTCCGCCGGCTCGGGCAGTGGTGTGCTCCCTGCATCCCGTGCTGGGTGGGCTTTGAGGGGGGTGATGTGCAGCTGGCCCAGGCGTGGGGAGCCGGAGCCGCTCACCCCCTATCCCATGCTCccccccagctgtgctgctgttccagcTGCCTGCACTTAGGACCTGGAGGAAGCGCCCGGCGCCGGCCGAGAAGGATCATGTGATGGTGGTGTCCACGTCCCGCTTCGTCCCCCGTCCCGGGCCTGCTGAGCGCCCAGCGAGGATGGGGCTGCTGGCTCtcgccctgctgctggcagcggggctCCTGCACACACAGGTTAGCAAACACGGGTGGAAAGTTTGGGAGAAgcgcgtggggctgagctgcaaAGGATCTGGTGGGATGGTTCCGGGATCTGCCTTGCTTTCCTCTCCCGTGTCACTGCTCTTCCTGCTTTGGCTCCCTTCTGCTGCAGCCCGTGTCCCGCCCCAACGTCCTGCTTgcgctcccagctccctgcctgccctcccagcATCCATCCCCAGCAGCACTCGTCCCCCAAAATGCCACCAGCTCAGCCGCAGGGTGTTCGATTAGTGAGGGGGGCCATCAGGTGGTGCAAATGGCTGCCCTGCTTgcccctcctgctctcctgggacagcGTAGTACCTGCCTCATCCGTGCACTGAGGATGGGGAGGGTCCCCCCGGGAGGGTCCCCCCCAGGCTTGTCCCTGCACCGAGGATGGGGAGGGTCCCCCCCAGGAACCAGCccccatcagtccctgccccagggagcgTGGGAGGGGGCAGCTGGGCTTGGGGAGGGTCTGCAGCCTGCCAGCACTGCTCCTCTCCCACAGGCCTGCCCCCCGGCACGCTCCTTCGAGCTGGATTACGAGGAGGACTGCTTCCGCAAGGATGGTACCCCTTTCCGCTACATCTCGGGCAGCATCCACTATGCCCGCGTCCCGCGCCCCGCCTGGAGGGACCGGCTCCTCAAGATGTACATGAGTGGGCTCAGCGCCGTGCAGGTGTAAGTGACAGGGGCAGCCCTGACGGCGCACAGCCCACAGCCACCGCGGCCTCTTGGGGTCTCTGGGGTCCCCGGAGTAGGGATGGAGGCAAGGCTGTTGTCTGATCACAGGGAGCGGGGACCAGCCCTTGCGCTGGGCTGACTGTGACCCCCAGGACGCCCATGCCAGACACAAGCATGAGCCTGGGCTAGTCTCAGTTCAGCCCCAGTTCCATCAGCCCAGGCTGAAGGCCAGTTCCCAGAAGCAGAGGGACCAGCCTGTGGGATGGTTCCCTCTCGTTCCGGGGTGCCCTTCCCCCCGCATGCCGATCTCCCCTCTTGCCCCAGCTACGTCCCCTGGAACTACCACGAGCCGCTGCCGGGGGTTTATGACTTTGCTGGGGACCGGGATGTGGAAGCCTTCCTGGACCTGACAGCTGAGCTGGGGCTTCTGGTGATCCTGCGGCCAGGGCCCTACATCTGTGCGGAGTGGGAGATGGTGAGCCCCAGCCCCCAGACCTGGGACGGAGGGGTCATGGGTGGCCTGGGAAGGGCACAGCAGGGTTGGCCCTTCCCGCTGGCACGCTGGCCCCGGTGCCATGCCAGCCATGCCCAGACTGCCGCTCCGCAGGGCACATGCCACTCTGGTGCCGAGCATTAGCATTGATCTGGTCTGGTTTCGGCTGTgtgccagcctgggctgctgagTGGTTTCTCTGCCTCCCTCTTGGCTGCGGGTGTTTCTCCAGGGtggcctgcctgcctggctgctgtggAAACCAGACATCGTCCTGCGCTCCTCCGACCCCGGTGAGCCTCAGCACGGGGCTCTGGCCACCGTGTCCTTACAGCCTGGTGCCAGTCCTGGCATGCCAGTCTCTCTCCACgcacctgccagccctgctgcgtAGTCTCTCCCATCCTCTTCTCCATCTTTTGGGAGTGCCGTAGTTCGTCCTCCACCTCCGCTTCCCCATCGCGCTTGGCTCTGCCCCGTCTGCCCCATCCTtctcctggcagggctggctgcgggtGGGCTGGGGTGGATGCTGCAGCCAGGCTCAGCTGCCCTCTCTCTCCTCAGCCTACCTGGCAGCTGTGGACTCCTGGCTCCATGTCCTGCTACCCAAGATCAAGCCACGCCTGTACCAGCACGGGGGGAACATCATTAGCGTGCAGGTAGGGTGCTGTGGGACCtggccccctgccctgctctgggtCATCTTTGGATGTGCCCCAAAAAGCCACCTGTACCCCCTATACCATGCCCCCATCTGGCATAGCTCTTAGATAAATCCCTCCTGACCTCTGGGCCTGGGTTTAAATTCAAGGGCTGGGACTCTGGGGTACCTGCCACCACCCCGGTTGTGGTTTGAGGGACACTAGCAGAGCTGGGGGTCATAGTGGGGCTGGAAGGTCAGTCCTGGGACGCACCTGGGGGCTGTTACGACATCTAATGTTgttgggagggaagaggggagctggGTGCTCATCCCAGTGCGTGGCAGGACCTGGCGGCAGCCCTGCCATGTGCACGCTGGGTGCCGGCCCCTTCCCTGCTCGCAGGTGGAGAACGAATACGGGAGCTACTACGCCTGCGACTACGAGTACCTGCGGCACCTGCTGGGCTCCTTCCGGGCACTGCTGGGGAGCGAGGTGCTGCTCTTCACCACCGACGGCACGCGGGCGGAGGAGCTGCGCTGTGGCACGCTGCAGGGGCTCTACGCCACCGTCGACTTTGGGCCAGGTACCcctgtgggggaggaggaggagcaggagaggggatgggggTCCCAGCTCCGTCCTGCTCCAACCTCCCTCCCGCCACCTCCGCAGGCTCCAACGTGACGGAGGCGTTCGGTGCCCAGCGCCGGGTCGAGCCGAAGGGGCCCCTGGTGAGCTTGGCGTGGGCGCCGTGGGGGGGAATGACCCATGATGGCtttggggaggcagagggacTGGGGGATGAGGCAAAGAGgggtgctggggccaggctgcagcTGAGCAGGGGGGATGTGGCTGACAGAGAGGTACCAAGAGCCCCGGCTCCAGGCAGGTGACAGTCCCTTTCTCCCCCAGGTGAACTCCGAGTACTACACGGGCTGGCTGGACTACTGGGGGGAGGCGCACGCCAGCACCAGCTCGGCGCGGGTGGCCCGGGGGCTGGAGGAcatgctgcagctgggagccaACGTCAACATGCAAGTAGTCAGCTGGTGGGGGGCACAGCCTGGGGGTGCAATGCCCTCCCATCTGCCAGCATCGGAGTGGGCATTGCCGCTCACCTTCGTCCTGCAGGGctcgggcagggggaggcaggcagggctgggactgcgggtgcagcagggaagggggcagcGCCTGGTGAGCCTCCACCGGGTCTGTGGGGGTGCTGACAGGGCTCTCTGGGGTGTCCCGTAGGTACATGTTCCACGGGGGGACGAACTTTGCCTACTGGAGTGGTGAGTGGGacctgctgtggggagggggagca
This window contains:
- the GLB1L gene encoding LOW QUALITY PROTEIN: beta-galactosidase-1-like protein (The sequence of the model RefSeq protein was modified relative to this genomic sequence to represent the inferred CDS: deleted 1 base in 1 codon), encoding MRLLVPQRVSPTTPGGTGDVSAGSGSGVLPASRAGWALRGVCAAGPGVGSRSRSPPIPCSPPAVLLFQLPALRTWRKRPAPAEKDHVMVVSTSRFVPRPGPAERPARMGLLALALLLAAGLLHTQACPPARSFELDYEEDCFRKDGTPFRYISGSIHYARVPRPAWRDRLLKMYMSGLSAVQVYVPWNYHEPLPGVYDFAGDRDVEAFLDLTAELGLLVILRPGPYICAEWEMGGLPAWLLWKPDIVLRSSDPAYLAAVDSWLHVLLPKIKPRLYQHGGNIISVQVENEYGSYYACDYEYLRHLLGSFRALLGSEVLLFTTDGTRAEELRCGTLQGLYATVDFGPGSNVTEAFGAQRRVEPKGPLVNSEYYTGWLDYWGEAHASTSSARVARGLEDMLQLGANVNMYMFHGGTNFAYWSGADFKDQYKPVTTSYDYDAPLSEAGDPTEKLFAIRTVISKFQPLPVGPMPPASPKYAYGWVALRKYADLLDVLDVLCPSGPIQSQFPLTFEAIKQAHGFVVYRTQLPRDVLDPATLGAPPHSVCDRGYVMLEQEYRGTLERDGQTTLRVTGRAGETLDVLLENMGRISFGANISDFKGLLGNLSLDSSPLSNWLIYPLAIDTAIQQGWPHTTLPKSSSRGRAGPAFYTGTFETPGIAWDTFVKFPGWSKGQLWINGFNLGRYWPRRGPQQTLFVPGSVLHVGRPNNITVLELEGAPPTPFLLFLDQPLFNRTLSRSTAATE